In Micrococcus luteus NCTC 2665, a single window of DNA contains:
- a CDS encoding Nramp family divalent metal transporter: protein MAHTADRGRPVHNPDIIGFTDAELNETPIRPKRNSLGPGIVAAATGVGAADLVATLTAGSRYGYMLLWAVILGVIFKIVLVEGVGRWYLSTGKTIFQGWRSLGSWTSWYFGPYILIWGFVYGATAMSSAALPLAALFPGVDMKVYAIGLGLVGLGLVWLNRYGLIEKLMTVLIGVMFLTVLFSAALTAPNVGDILAGLVPRIPSGDPDVMFYVLGLAGGVGGTITLGAYAYWLREKGWNVPKYMRVMKFDNATSYILTGIFVIATMIMGVELLHSAGLAISSGDRGLLDVGNVLAERYGQAYSVVFLVGFFAASFSSLLGVWHGVSLMFADFWTNFRRPADELDQDDAPSLASKPGRFFLLWLTFPPMTLLFLDRPIFLILLYGTLGALFMPFLAVTLLFLNNKKEVPAQFRNGWIRNTLLGLTAAVFVAIGVNELWKALQPVLGG, encoded by the coding sequence ATGGCCCACACAGCAGACCGCGGCCGCCCCGTGCACAACCCCGACATCATCGGGTTCACGGACGCCGAGCTCAACGAGACCCCCATCCGGCCGAAGAGGAACTCGCTGGGACCCGGCATCGTGGCGGCCGCCACGGGCGTGGGCGCCGCGGACCTCGTGGCCACCCTCACCGCCGGCTCCCGCTACGGCTACATGCTCCTGTGGGCCGTGATCCTGGGCGTGATCTTCAAGATCGTGCTCGTGGAGGGCGTGGGCCGCTGGTACCTGTCCACCGGCAAGACGATCTTCCAGGGCTGGCGCTCGCTGGGCTCCTGGACCTCCTGGTACTTCGGCCCCTACATCCTGATCTGGGGCTTCGTGTACGGCGCCACCGCCATGAGCTCGGCCGCGCTGCCCCTGGCCGCGCTGTTCCCGGGCGTGGACATGAAGGTCTACGCGATCGGCCTGGGCCTCGTGGGCCTGGGCCTGGTGTGGCTGAACCGGTACGGGCTGATCGAGAAGCTCATGACGGTGCTGATCGGCGTCATGTTCCTGACCGTCCTGTTCTCCGCGGCGCTCACCGCCCCCAACGTGGGCGACATCCTCGCCGGCCTGGTCCCGCGCATCCCGTCCGGCGACCCGGACGTCATGTTCTACGTGCTCGGCCTGGCCGGCGGCGTGGGCGGCACCATCACCCTCGGCGCGTACGCCTACTGGCTGCGCGAGAAGGGCTGGAACGTCCCGAAGTACATGCGGGTGATGAAGTTCGACAACGCGACGTCGTACATCCTCACCGGCATCTTCGTGATCGCCACCATGATCATGGGCGTCGAGCTGCTCCACTCGGCCGGCCTGGCGATCTCCTCCGGTGACCGCGGCCTGCTCGACGTCGGCAACGTGCTCGCCGAGCGCTACGGCCAGGCGTACTCCGTGGTGTTCCTGGTGGGCTTCTTCGCCGCGTCCTTCTCCTCGCTTCTGGGCGTGTGGCACGGCGTCTCCCTGATGTTCGCGGACTTCTGGACGAACTTCCGCCGCCCCGCGGACGAGCTCGACCAGGACGACGCCCCCTCGCTGGCCTCGAAGCCGGGCCGCTTCTTCCTGCTGTGGCTGACCTTCCCGCCGATGACCCTGCTGTTCCTGGATCGCCCGATCTTCCTGATCCTGCTCTACGGCACGCTCGGCGCCTTGTTCATGCCGTTCCTGGCCGTGACGCTGCTGTTCCTGAACAACAAGAAGGAGGTGCCGGCCCAGTTCCGCAACGGCTGGATCCGCAACACGCTGCTGGGCCTGACGGCCGCCGTGTTCGTGGCGATCGGCGTGAACGAGCTGTGGAAGGCCCTGCAGCCGGTGCTCGGGGGGTGA
- a CDS encoding thiamine-binding protein, with translation MIVAFSVAPSGQPADADHLPGDADTASVHRAVAAAVAVVRASGLPHRTSSMFTEIEGEWDEVMEVVRAAVDAVSPYGSRVSLVLKADIRPGHTGELDGKLERLESALAEDEERRVTPAPRDGDAG, from the coding sequence ATGATCGTCGCCTTCTCCGTCGCCCCCTCCGGCCAACCCGCCGACGCCGACCACCTGCCCGGCGACGCGGACACCGCGTCCGTGCACCGGGCGGTCGCGGCCGCCGTCGCCGTGGTGCGCGCCTCCGGCCTGCCGCACCGCACCTCCTCGATGTTCACCGAGATCGAGGGGGAGTGGGACGAGGTGATGGAGGTCGTGCGCGCCGCCGTGGACGCCGTGTCCCCGTACGGCTCCCGCGTCTCGCTCGTGCTGAAGGCGGACATCCGCCCCGGCCACACCGGCGAGCTGGACGGCAAGCTCGAGCGTCTCGAGTCGGCCCTCGCCGAGGACGAGGAGCGGCGCGTCACCCCGGCCCCGCGCGACGGCGACGCCGGGTGA
- a CDS encoding GNAT family N-acetyltransferase, producing the protein MPEPVTVRPAAPGDVEALLRVKARSWREAYGALLPSAHLDAIEARIPEDVPAWTALIGSDRDLWVADDGGRLLGVALAGPRRSAAETGRTGADDAPASPADLPDAELMVLYVLAEAYGTGVGARLLDAVVGERPAMLRVLAENPRAVAFYAKHGFAAVGAPEPMTGPWAGLHEQLMVRRLPHDGGAA; encoded by the coding sequence GTGCCTGAGCCCGTGACCGTGCGCCCCGCCGCCCCCGGGGACGTCGAGGCGCTGCTGCGCGTCAAGGCGCGGTCGTGGCGGGAGGCCTACGGCGCGCTCCTGCCGTCCGCGCACCTGGACGCGATCGAGGCCCGGATCCCGGAGGACGTGCCCGCGTGGACCGCGCTGATCGGATCGGACCGGGACCTCTGGGTCGCCGACGACGGCGGCCGGCTGCTCGGCGTGGCGCTCGCGGGGCCCCGTCGCTCGGCGGCGGAGACGGGCCGGACGGGTGCGGACGACGCGCCCGCATCGCCCGCCGACCTGCCCGATGCGGAGCTCATGGTGCTCTACGTCCTGGCCGAGGCGTACGGGACCGGTGTGGGAGCGCGCCTGCTGGACGCCGTCGTCGGGGAGCGTCCCGCGATGCTGCGCGTCCTCGCCGAGAATCCGCGGGCCGTGGCGTTCTACGCCAAGCACGGGTTCGCGGCCGTGGGGGCGCCGGAGCCGATGACCGGCCCGTGGGCCGGCCTGCACGAGCAGCTGATGGTGCGCCGCCTCCCGCACGACGGCGGTGCGGCGTGA
- a CDS encoding spermidine synthase gives MSRRSSARRGRAAGGSAGPAGIEPGVHAITHGTAEIREDAFEPGAFILYVNGVESSPLDPERPERMAFEYMRWAAAAVRAHWPEPTPLRALHLGGAGCALARWVDHAYPGSHQTAVEIDAGLAALARERFGLPRAPALRIRVADAAEVLATAHPASRDLIIRDVFAPDPTDLTGARHITPPGFTGLDAARAAARVLAPGGLYVLNVGGGPDLTWVRADVAAVVAAFEHVEVIADPPMLKGRRRGNVIVAASDAPVARPAADAPPGADPRDRLARALRTDAFPARLAEDPRGFPAGVSPGITGLVPGSEA, from the coding sequence GTGAGCCGCCGGTCGTCGGCGCGCCGGGGCCGGGCCGCGGGCGGATCCGCCGGCCCCGCCGGGATCGAGCCGGGCGTCCACGCGATCACCCACGGCACCGCCGAGATCCGCGAGGACGCCTTCGAGCCGGGCGCGTTCATCCTCTACGTCAACGGCGTCGAGTCCTCCCCGCTGGACCCCGAGCGCCCCGAGCGCATGGCCTTCGAGTACATGCGCTGGGCCGCCGCAGCCGTCCGGGCGCACTGGCCGGAGCCCACGCCGCTGCGGGCCCTGCACCTGGGTGGGGCGGGCTGCGCGCTCGCCCGCTGGGTGGACCACGCGTACCCGGGCTCCCACCAGACCGCGGTGGAGATCGACGCCGGCCTGGCCGCCCTCGCGCGCGAGCGCTTCGGCCTGCCCCGCGCCCCGGCCCTGCGCATCCGCGTGGCCGACGCCGCCGAGGTCCTGGCCACGGCCCACCCGGCCAGCCGCGACCTGATCATCCGCGACGTCTTCGCCCCGGACCCCACGGACCTGACCGGCGCCCGCCACATCACCCCGCCGGGCTTCACCGGCCTGGACGCGGCCCGCGCCGCCGCGCGGGTCCTCGCCCCGGGCGGGCTGTACGTGCTCAACGTGGGCGGCGGGCCGGACCTGACGTGGGTGCGGGCGGACGTGGCCGCCGTCGTCGCCGCGTTCGAGCACGTCGAGGTGATCGCGGATCCGCCCATGCTCAAGGGGCGGCGCCGCGGCAACGTCATCGTGGCGGCCTCGGACGCCCCCGTGGCCCGCCCCGCCGCGGACGCCCCGCCCGGCGCCGATCCCCGCGACCGCCTGGCCCGCGCCCTGCGCACGGACGCCTTCCCGGCCCGGCTCGCGGAGGATCCACGCGGCTTCCCCGCGGGCGTCTCGCCCGGGATCACGGGGCTCGTCCCGGGCTCCGAGGCGTAG
- a CDS encoding universal stress protein: MSAQTQPAAPRREDAPLGVLVGVDGSDQSVSAARWAQREAALRGEPLTLVTAYSIPAYWGYGADAGGAVLDDSRLREGVQALLEEVAGKLDADGVRPELRVEIGDAAGVLVELSADASLLVSGARGRGGFMGRLLGSVAAALPGHAHCPVALIPAGVEASRAGDRTAVVVGVDGSEQGRAAALEAAEEARLRQAPLKLVCAVPPLGANAAWLAVSLDEEARERELRERLDAGAAWIRSEFPGLEVLTELVDGTPVDVLVDQSATACLTVVGTRGLGGFAGAIVGSTSRGVADHAKGPVLVVPFRKDVRLSRRASFGPVQDQPES, from the coding sequence ATGTCCGCCCAGACCCAGCCCGCCGCCCCCCGCCGTGAGGACGCACCGCTCGGCGTCCTGGTGGGTGTGGACGGCTCCGACCAGTCCGTCTCCGCCGCCCGCTGGGCCCAGCGCGAGGCCGCCCTGCGCGGCGAGCCGCTGACCCTCGTCACCGCCTACTCGATCCCCGCGTACTGGGGCTACGGCGCGGACGCCGGCGGCGCCGTCCTGGACGACTCCCGCCTCCGCGAGGGCGTGCAGGCCCTCCTGGAGGAGGTCGCCGGCAAGCTCGACGCCGACGGGGTGCGTCCGGAGCTGCGCGTGGAGATCGGCGACGCGGCCGGCGTCCTCGTGGAGCTCTCCGCCGACGCCTCCCTGCTCGTCTCGGGCGCCCGCGGCCGCGGCGGCTTCATGGGTCGCCTGCTCGGCTCGGTGGCCGCCGCGCTGCCCGGCCACGCGCACTGCCCCGTCGCCCTCATCCCCGCCGGGGTCGAGGCCAGTCGCGCGGGGGACAGGACCGCCGTCGTGGTGGGCGTCGACGGTTCCGAGCAGGGTCGTGCCGCCGCTCTCGAGGCCGCCGAGGAGGCCCGCCTCCGCCAGGCCCCGCTGAAGCTCGTGTGCGCCGTCCCGCCCCTGGGCGCGAACGCCGCGTGGCTGGCCGTCAGCCTGGACGAGGAGGCCCGAGAGCGGGAGCTGCGCGAGCGTCTCGACGCCGGCGCCGCGTGGATCCGCTCCGAGTTCCCCGGCCTCGAGGTCCTCACCGAGCTCGTGGACGGCACCCCCGTGGACGTGTTGGTGGACCAGAGCGCCACCGCCTGCCTCACCGTGGTGGGCACGCGCGGCCTGGGCGGCTTCGCCGGTGCGATCGTCGGCTCCACGAGCCGCGGCGTCGCGGACCACGCGAAGGGCCCGGTGCTCGTCGTCCCGTTCCGCAAGGACGTCCGCCTCAGCCGCCGCGCCTCGTTCGGCCCGGTCCAGGACCAGCCGGAGTCCTGA
- a CDS encoding metallopeptidase family protein produces the protein MDHRPSPDQPAATWMSEQEFDDAVSAALARIPDELARLLTNVVVVVEDEYEPQRWEDPATELFGLYEGVPLTERAEFAWQMPDRIVVFRGPLTRHCTSRAELEDEITVTVMHEVGHFFGISEERLHELGWG, from the coding sequence GTGGACCACCGCCCGTCGCCCGACCAGCCCGCCGCCACGTGGATGAGCGAGCAGGAGTTCGACGACGCCGTCTCCGCGGCCCTCGCCCGCATCCCCGACGAGCTGGCACGGCTGCTGACGAACGTCGTCGTGGTGGTGGAGGACGAGTACGAGCCGCAGCGCTGGGAGGACCCGGCCACCGAGCTCTTCGGCCTCTACGAGGGCGTGCCGCTGACCGAGCGCGCCGAGTTCGCGTGGCAGATGCCGGACCGGATCGTGGTGTTCCGCGGTCCACTCACCCGCCATTGCACCTCCCGCGCCGAGCTCGAGGACGAGATCACCGTCACCGTCATGCACGAGGTGGGGCATTTCTTCGGCATCTCCGAGGAGCGCCTCCACGAGCTCGGCTGGGGCTGA
- a CDS encoding cysteine hydrolase family protein: protein MPDSPSPRSTGGETALVVIDVQHSYFEHPALAAHQAELTAAVVELLRAAHEAGRPVFLVRTEHARDRSTWTLNMLADGEGFAFPGTRQAALLDGVAAAAPDAVEVVKTRDSAFHGTGLAAELRGRGVDRLLLCGVSTHSCIVETATAAFALDFHAAIATDAIASEEPALAAAMLDFLRAEMRQPLLGQDEALTLLRTGLVPDRG, encoded by the coding sequence ATGCCCGATTCCCCCTCCCCCCGCTCGACCGGCGGCGAGACCGCGCTCGTGGTGATCGACGTCCAGCACAGCTACTTCGAGCATCCCGCGCTGGCCGCCCATCAGGCCGAGCTGACGGCGGCGGTCGTGGAACTGCTCAGGGCCGCGCACGAGGCCGGCCGGCCCGTCTTCCTGGTGCGGACCGAGCACGCGCGGGACCGCTCCACGTGGACGTTGAACATGCTCGCGGATGGCGAGGGCTTCGCCTTCCCGGGCACCCGGCAGGCCGCTCTGCTCGACGGGGTCGCGGCCGCCGCCCCGGACGCCGTTGAGGTTGTGAAGACCCGGGACTCCGCCTTCCACGGCACCGGTCTGGCGGCCGAGCTGCGCGGCCGCGGGGTGGATCGGCTCCTGCTGTGCGGCGTCTCCACCCACAGCTGCATCGTCGAGACCGCCACGGCCGCGTTCGCCCTCGACTTCCACGCCGCGATCGCGACGGACGCGATCGCCTCCGAAGAGCCGGCGCTGGCCGCGGCGATGCTCGACTTCCTCCGCGCCGAGATGCGTCAGCCGCTCCTCGGGCAGGACGAGGCACTCACCCTCCTGCGCACCGGCCTCGTCCCCGACCGGGGCTGA
- a CDS encoding BCCT family transporter has product MSDPTPPSTEPMIPEQPENHPSSATAPDAGVAPATSAAAARDRVLLPWVFWPSAVIVLSFVVATLLAPEQMTVGIGLIQQAIITNFSWWYALVALFFVLFCGYLAFSRKGDITLGKPDEKPEFSTLSWFSLLFAAGMGIGLVFFGMTEPLMHFTSPRPDVAAANPTQAEAAQSALATTFLHWGLQPWAIYAVVGVAVALAIHRRGRPLALRWAFEPLIGERRVRGGWGHLIDNIALIGTVFGVATSLGLGVTQMSAGLRSLGIVPEDSPWLEYAMIGAVTCVVLYTVVSGVERGMKWLSNTNLILAAGLLLFIAIVGPTAFLFKEMVQSLGSYMQYFFANSLNVSAFYGAEGDAWQAGWSAYYWGWWMSWTPFVGIFIARISRGRTVREFIAGVLLVPTLVCVVWFGILGGTAVFLETTRPAGYTSVVGADGAIDSNTALFQVLEQLPAGTMLVVGAIILSGIFFITSADSGSLVMGMLATGGDVNPKATVKIFFAIATSLMAAALLAAGGLSAIQVLAITIGLPFSVMMLLICLATFRSLGYSVARVEAVRRQAMLASIKDRLGLESDDDEVVDSGPVAASQWWASLSRDHQQRIADAAAGVPASEGPRRTRLRRYEH; this is encoded by the coding sequence ATGAGCGATCCGACACCGCCCTCGACCGAGCCCATGATCCCCGAGCAACCCGAGAACCATCCGTCCTCGGCGACCGCCCCCGACGCCGGCGTCGCCCCTGCCACCTCCGCCGCGGCCGCCCGCGACCGCGTCCTGCTGCCGTGGGTGTTCTGGCCCTCCGCGGTCATCGTGCTCTCCTTCGTGGTGGCCACGCTGCTCGCCCCCGAGCAGATGACCGTGGGCATCGGCCTGATCCAGCAGGCCATCATCACGAACTTCTCGTGGTGGTACGCCCTCGTCGCCCTGTTCTTCGTGCTGTTCTGCGGCTACCTCGCGTTCTCCCGCAAGGGCGACATCACGCTGGGCAAGCCCGATGAGAAGCCCGAGTTCTCCACGCTGTCCTGGTTCTCCCTGCTCTTCGCGGCGGGCATGGGCATCGGCCTCGTGTTCTTCGGCATGACCGAGCCGCTCATGCACTTCACCTCGCCGCGGCCCGACGTGGCGGCCGCCAACCCCACCCAGGCGGAGGCCGCCCAGTCGGCGCTGGCCACCACGTTCCTGCATTGGGGCCTGCAGCCCTGGGCGATCTACGCGGTGGTGGGTGTGGCGGTCGCCCTGGCCATCCACCGGCGTGGCCGTCCCCTCGCGCTGCGCTGGGCCTTCGAGCCGCTGATCGGCGAACGCCGCGTGCGCGGCGGCTGGGGGCACCTGATCGACAACATCGCCCTCATCGGCACCGTCTTCGGCGTGGCCACCTCGCTGGGCCTCGGCGTCACCCAGATGTCCGCGGGCCTGCGCTCGCTGGGCATCGTGCCCGAGGACAGCCCCTGGCTCGAGTACGCCATGATCGGCGCGGTCACCTGTGTGGTGCTCTACACCGTGGTCTCCGGCGTGGAGCGCGGCATGAAGTGGCTGTCCAACACCAACCTGATCCTGGCCGCCGGCCTGCTGCTGTTCATCGCGATCGTGGGGCCCACCGCGTTCCTGTTCAAGGAGATGGTGCAGTCCCTCGGCTCCTACATGCAGTACTTCTTCGCGAACTCGCTCAACGTCTCCGCCTTCTACGGCGCCGAGGGCGACGCGTGGCAGGCCGGCTGGAGCGCGTACTACTGGGGCTGGTGGATGTCCTGGACGCCGTTCGTCGGCATCTTCATCGCCCGCATCTCGCGCGGCCGCACCGTGCGCGAGTTCATCGCCGGCGTGCTGCTGGTGCCCACCCTGGTCTGCGTGGTCTGGTTCGGCATCCTGGGCGGCACCGCCGTCTTCCTCGAGACCACCCGCCCCGCCGGATACACCTCCGTGGTGGGCGCGGACGGCGCCATCGACTCGAACACCGCACTGTTCCAGGTGCTCGAGCAGCTGCCCGCGGGCACGATGCTGGTGGTCGGCGCCATCATCCTCTCGGGCATCTTCTTCATCACCTCCGCCGACTCGGGCTCGCTGGTGATGGGCATGCTCGCCACCGGCGGTGACGTGAACCCGAAGGCCACGGTGAAGATCTTCTTCGCGATCGCCACCTCGCTCATGGCCGCGGCCCTGCTGGCCGCGGGCGGCCTGTCCGCGATCCAGGTCCTGGCCATCACCATCGGCCTGCCGTTCTCCGTGATGATGCTGCTGATCTGCCTGGCCACGTTCCGCTCGCTCGGCTACTCCGTGGCGCGGGTGGAGGCGGTGCGCCGCCAGGCCATGCTGGCCTCCATCAAGGACCGCCTGGGCCTCGAGTCCGACGACGACGAGGTGGTCGACTCCGGCCCCGTGGCGGCCTCGCAGTGGTGGGCCTCGCTCAGCCGGGACCACCAGCAGCGGATCGCCGATGCGGCCGCCGGCGTCCCGGCCTCGGAGGGGCCGCGCCGCACCCGGCTGCGCCGCTACGAGCACTGA
- a CDS encoding amino acid permease: protein MSTSPSGSHVAEPGAATADRGQLHRGLSQRHIMFIALGTAVGTGLFYGSAGGIQAAGPGVILSFLVAGAAVFLVMRALGEMTLREPVSGSFAAYASRYLGPFAGYVTGWTFVFELAVVIIADTAAITAYMAFWFPGVPAWAWVAATILVVGLINFTHVGNFGEAEFWLTLVKVGAIVAMIFGGVILLFTGASTADGTQASLANLVDHGGFLPHGILGVLTALTIVTFSFGGIETLGVAAGEAKNPEKVLPKAINTVPIRILLFYVLTMAVIMALVPWNQVDGKASPFVQIFEGLGVPFAPHLLNFVVLTAAVSAINACIYASGRLLYSMAHDGQAPRAFTHTNRGGVPWLSVAVMLGVMVLGAVLITVDPNAFSLVASVASFAVVLTWAMIFLSHRAMRRRVAEQGAEPSPFPMPLGDVGTYLGLAFVATVVITMATIPDSRQALIIGLVWVAVLTLAWFVTGTRASAAAHNRTGTLPVVRTRQSHED, encoded by the coding sequence GTGAGCACCTCCCCCTCCGGCTCCCACGTCGCCGAGCCCGGCGCGGCCACCGCGGACCGCGGGCAGCTGCACCGCGGCCTGAGCCAGCGGCACATCATGTTCATCGCCCTGGGCACGGCGGTGGGCACCGGCCTCTTCTACGGCTCGGCCGGCGGCATCCAGGCCGCCGGGCCGGGCGTGATCCTGTCCTTCCTCGTCGCCGGCGCCGCCGTGTTCCTCGTGATGCGCGCCCTCGGCGAGATGACGCTCCGTGAGCCCGTCTCCGGCTCCTTCGCCGCCTATGCCTCCCGTTATCTCGGCCCCTTCGCCGGCTACGTGACCGGCTGGACCTTCGTCTTCGAGCTGGCCGTCGTGATCATCGCGGACACCGCCGCCATCACCGCGTACATGGCGTTCTGGTTCCCGGGGGTCCCGGCCTGGGCCTGGGTCGCCGCCACGATCCTCGTGGTCGGCCTGATCAACTTCACGCACGTCGGGAACTTCGGCGAGGCCGAGTTCTGGCTGACGCTCGTGAAGGTCGGGGCCATCGTGGCGATGATCTTCGGCGGTGTGATCCTGCTCTTCACCGGCGCCTCCACCGCGGACGGCACCCAGGCCAGCCTGGCGAACCTCGTGGACCACGGCGGATTCCTGCCGCACGGCATCCTGGGCGTGCTGACCGCGCTCACCATCGTGACGTTCTCCTTCGGCGGCATCGAGACCCTCGGCGTGGCCGCGGGCGAGGCCAAGAACCCGGAGAAGGTGCTGCCCAAGGCCATCAACACGGTGCCGATCCGCATCCTGTTGTTCTACGTGCTGACGATGGCGGTCATCATGGCCCTCGTCCCCTGGAACCAGGTGGACGGCAAGGCCAGCCCGTTCGTGCAGATCTTCGAAGGCCTCGGCGTCCCCTTCGCCCCGCACCTGCTGAACTTCGTGGTGCTCACGGCCGCCGTCTCCGCGATCAACGCCTGCATCTACGCGTCCGGTCGCCTGCTCTACTCGATGGCCCACGACGGCCAGGCACCCCGGGCCTTCACCCACACCAACCGCGGCGGCGTGCCGTGGCTGTCCGTGGCCGTGATGCTGGGCGTGATGGTGCTCGGCGCGGTGCTGATCACCGTGGACCCGAACGCCTTCAGCCTGGTGGCCAGCGTCGCCTCGTTCGCCGTGGTGCTGACCTGGGCCATGATCTTCCTGTCCCACCGCGCCATGCGCAGGCGTGTCGCGGAGCAGGGCGCGGAGCCGTCCCCCTTCCCCATGCCGCTGGGCGACGTCGGCACCTACCTGGGCCTGGCGTTCGTGGCCACCGTGGTGATCACCATGGCCACCATCCCGGATTCGCGCCAGGCGCTCATCATCGGTCTCGTGTGGGTCGCCGTCCTGACCCTCGCCTGGTTCGTCACGGGCACCCGCGCGTCGGCCGCGGCCCACAACCGCACCGGCACCCTGCCGGTGGTCCGCACCCGCCAGTCCCACGAGGACTGA